TCGCTGGGTGTGGCTTTAATGATGGTGAATGCGCTCATGACTATGAAATGGTTGGATTGAAGGTGACTGTTGAAACCGATATTGTGAAATGGAGGGTGTCAGCATCCGATGGCACTATGCATTTAATAGCTGCCTGCGCCCGTGTTCATTGCGCTAATGGCTTATTTGGTCATGAAAATAGCCAGGAAATGAAGTATTTTTGACCTACAGCCTTTTCGACGAACCGCCCGCGCCTCATGGCGCGCCAGAGCCCATCGCGCCGGGTGCCGTGCTGCTGCGCGGCTTTGCCTTGGACCAGGCCGAAGCGCTGCTTCAGGCCGCGCAACAGGTCATCGCGGCCGCGCCCTTGCGCCATCTCATGACGCCGGGCGGGCGCGTCATGTCGGTCGGGATGAGCAACTGCGGCGCGCTGGGCTGGACCTCAAGCCGCGCGGGCTACCGCTACAGCAATACCGACCCGCTCTCGGGCCAGCCCTGGCCGCCCATGCCAGCCTGCTTTGCCGATCTGGCGATGCGGGCGGCGGCCGAGGCGGGTTTTGAGGGCTTCGCGCCCGACGCCTGCCTGATCAACCGCTACGAACCCGGCGCGCGCCTGTCGCTGCACCAGGACAGCGACGAAAGCGACCTGAGCGCGCCCATCGTCTCGGTGTCGCTGGGCCTGCCGGCGGTTTTTTTGTTTGGCGGCTTGCAGCGCAGCGACCGCCCCGCCCGCTTGCGGCTAGCGCACGGCGACGTGGCGGTGTGGGGCGGGCCGTCGCGGCTGG
This DNA window, taken from Polaromonas hydrogenivorans, encodes the following:
- the alkB gene encoding DNA oxidative demethylase AlkB; this translates as MTYSLFDEPPAPHGAPEPIAPGAVLLRGFALDQAEALLQAAQQVIAAAPLRHLMTPGGRVMSVGMSNCGALGWTSSRAGYRYSNTDPLSGQPWPPMPACFADLAMRAAAEAGFEGFAPDACLINRYEPGARLSLHQDSDESDLSAPIVSVSLGLPAVFLFGGLQRSDRPARLRLAHGDVAVWGGPSRLAFHGVAPLADGEHPRLGRQRINLTFRRAG